Proteins encoded together in one bacterium CG_4_10_14_0_2_um_filter_33_32 window:
- the scpB gene encoding SMC-Scp complex subunit ScpB, producing MFRANMKENLKNIIEGLLFVSERPISIKELAGVSNSLSIDVQKVLLELINEFQDRGLRIIRKGDYFHIVTASEIAKYIAIFLNQELKKELGQAALETLSIITYKQPVTRMEVEKIRGVNSDAILRTLQIKGLISEVGRKETPGKPILYGTTFEFLQYLGIESPDDLPKLSKDEEIKTDQTFKF from the coding sequence TTGTTTAGGGCAAATATGAAAGAAAACTTAAAAAACATAATTGAAGGTTTATTATTTGTTTCTGAGAGACCGATCAGTATAAAAGAATTAGCCGGCGTTTCAAATTCTTTAAGTATAGACGTACAAAAAGTACTTTTGGAGTTAATTAATGAATTTCAGGATAGAGGCTTAAGGATTATAAGAAAGGGTGATTATTTTCATATTGTTACAGCTTCTGAAATTGCTAAATATATCGCAATATTCTTAAATCAGGAATTAAAGAAAGAGTTGGGACAAGCAGCCCTAGAAACTTTATCTATTATTACATATAAACAGCCGGTAACCAGAATGGAAGTTGAAAAAATCAGAGGAGTAAACTCTGATGCAATTTTAAGAACTTTACAAATTAAAGGGTTGATATCTGAGGTAGGTAGAAAAGAAACACCTGGTAAACCGATACTTTACGGAACAACCTTCGAGTTTTTGCAATATTTAGGCATTGAGAGTCCTGATGATTTGCCTAAGTTAAGTAAAGATGAAGAAATCAAAACCGATCAAACTTTTAAATTCTAA
- a CDS encoding D-alanyl-D-alanine carboxypeptidase — protein MKKIILVFAIILEQIGITIPSNWVSVNPYQANTNTVSPAASYLDEISPLPQKIQETDANIQARSFILIDRNTSKVMAEKESNIRIPMASLTKIMAATIVLEKAKLEDKVNISKNAVSSYGEGIDLSASENLTVEDLLYGALLSSSNDSCVAMAEHVSGTEEEFAKIMNEKVKELGLKNTHFTNAAGLDDFHHYSSAFDLAILTKYALQNEKFKEIVNTKEKTITSSQGISHHLRNSNKLLFLEDLNVLGVKTGYTGEAGECLITEAEKDNNKIIAVVLNSPDRFGESKKLLKWGFEDYKW, from the coding sequence ATGAAAAAAATAATTCTAGTTTTTGCAATAATTTTGGAACAGATAGGAATAACAATCCCATCTAATTGGGTTAGCGTTAATCCGTATCAAGCCAACACGAATACTGTAAGCCCTGCGGCCTCTTATTTAGATGAAATATCTCCTTTACCGCAGAAGATTCAGGAAACTGATGCTAATATTCAAGCAAGGTCTTTTATATTAATAGATAGAAATACATCTAAGGTAATGGCCGAAAAAGAATCTAATATAAGAATTCCAATGGCATCTTTGACCAAAATAATGGCTGCTACTATCGTTTTAGAAAAAGCAAAATTGGAAGACAAAGTTAATATTTCTAAAAACGCAGTTTCATCTTACGGAGAAGGAATTGATCTCAGTGCGAGTGAAAATTTAACAGTAGAAGACTTATTATATGGAGCTCTTTTAAGTTCCAGTAATGATAGTTGTGTTGCAATGGCAGAGCATGTATCAGGTACAGAAGAAGAATTTGCGAAAATAATGAATGAAAAAGTGAAAGAACTCGGTCTTAAGAACACTCATTTTACTAACGCAGCAGGCTTGGATGATTTCCATCACTATTCATCAGCTTTTGACCTGGCTATATTAACAAAATATGCCTTGCAGAATGAAAAGTTTAAAGAGATTGTAAATACAAAGGAAAAGACTATTACCTCAAGTCAGGGGATTAGTCATCATTTAAGAAACTCAAATAAACTTCTTTTTTTAGAAGATTTAAATGTATTGGGAGTAAAGACTGGCTATACAGGTGAAGCCGGGGAGTGTTTAATAACAGAAGCCGAGAAAGATAATAATAAGATTATTGCGGTAGTGTTGAATAGTCCCGATAGGTTTGGAGAAAGTAAAAAATTACTAAAATGGGGATTTGAGGATTATAAATGGTAG
- the der gene encoding ribosome biogenesis GTPase Der — MIPVVAIVGRTNVGKSTLFNRVIQKRLAVTSIEPETTRDRLYADTEWQGKEFIIIDTAGLNIETPEETPENIKQLIEGVKTQVYEAINEADLLLFSVSADEGLTSRDKEIADIIRKSGKPTILVVNKVDNQEKEMLVDNFLVLGIGKPSSVSAISGRKSGDLLDRIVSELKKIKPKREKIKSDIDVAIIGRPNVGKSTLVNSLVGRERVVVNEIPGTTVDSIDVFLKYQDKTIKIVDTAGIRRRGKIKVGVEKFSVLRAVKAIARADITLLVLDADEGITNQDLHIAQFALEAGRGLILVINKWDLKEKDITMDNFLSFLKNRISFLPWSPVIFISALTGKNVQKIFDIILEVKFKRTEKISTRKLNQIISDAVSFNPPKTRGEVQPKIYFSTQIVSDTPKFILKVNDSSLFHFSYLRYLEKKIRESFDFTGTPIKIELKSNRDNK, encoded by the coding sequence ATGATACCAGTAGTAGCTATTGTTGGAAGAACGAATGTAGGCAAATCAACTCTTTTTAACCGTGTTATACAGAAGAGACTTGCTGTTACATCTATTGAACCAGAAACAACTCGGGATCGCTTATATGCAGATACAGAATGGCAAGGTAAAGAGTTTATTATAATTGATACTGCTGGGTTAAATATAGAAACACCCGAGGAAACCCCAGAGAATATCAAGCAATTGATTGAAGGAGTGAAAACTCAAGTATATGAGGCCATTAATGAAGCTGATTTGCTTTTGTTTAGTGTAAGCGCCGACGAAGGTTTAACTTCGCGAGACAAAGAGATAGCCGACATAATCAGGAAATCAGGGAAACCAACTATTTTAGTTGTTAATAAGGTTGATAATCAAGAAAAGGAAATGTTGGTTGATAATTTTTTAGTATTAGGTATAGGAAAGCCATCATCGGTCTCGGCTATTTCCGGCAGGAAAAGTGGGGATTTGTTGGATAGGATAGTATCAGAATTAAAGAAGATAAAGCCAAAGAGAGAGAAAATAAAATCAGATATTGACGTTGCAATCATCGGTAGACCTAATGTCGGTAAGTCTACTTTAGTTAATAGTCTTGTTGGTAGGGAAAGGGTGGTTGTTAATGAGATACCCGGCACAACTGTTGATAGTATAGATGTATTTTTAAAATATCAAGATAAAACAATTAAAATAGTCGATACTGCAGGTATCAGAAGAAGAGGAAAAATCAAAGTAGGTGTTGAAAAATTCAGCGTGTTAAGGGCGGTTAAGGCTATAGCTAGAGCAGATATAACTTTATTAGTATTAGATGCTGATGAGGGCATAACTAATCAGGATCTTCATATAGCTCAATTCGCTTTAGAGGCAGGTCGGGGATTAATTTTGGTAATTAATAAATGGGATTTGAAAGAAAAAGATATCACAATGGACAATTTTCTTTCTTTTTTAAAAAACAGAATTAGTTTTCTCCCTTGGTCGCCAGTAATATTTATTTCTGCACTAACAGGTAAGAATGTACAAAAGATATTTGATATTATTCTTGAGGTTAAATTCAAACGAACAGAGAAGATATCAACCAGAAAATTAAATCAGATCATTTCTGATGCCGTTAGTTTTAATCCTCCAAAAACAAGAGGGGAGGTTCAGCCTAAGATTTATTTTTCTACTCAGATTGTTTCTGATACTCCGAAATTCATTTTAAAAGTAAATGATTCTTCGCTGTTTCATTTTTCTTACCTGAGGTATTTGGAAAAAAAGATAAGGGAAAGTTTTGATTTTACTGGCACACCCATTAAAATTGAATTAAAGAGTAATAGAGATAATAAATGA
- a CDS encoding aminoacyl-tRNA hydrolase, translating into MKVIVGLGNPGKLYQSTRHNVGFIFLDILRKELDFPTFKEEKKFQADISKANDCVLVKPLTFMNKSGTSISKYLNYFKINPENIMVIHDDIDLKLGKVKIGFGEGDAGHNGVRSLINRLGTKEFWRIRIGILSRSKEEIKAEEFVLEKFSKKEFELIEEIIYEATQEIKAFLNNKIKPRTISLD; encoded by the coding sequence ATGAAAGTAATAGTTGGTTTAGGCAATCCAGGCAAATTATATCAATCTACTAGGCATAATGTTGGTTTTATTTTTCTGGATATTTTGCGCAAAGAATTAGATTTTCCAACTTTCAAAGAAGAGAAAAAATTTCAAGCAGATATATCAAAAGCTAATGATTGTGTTCTTGTAAAGCCTTTAACTTTTATGAACAAATCGGGGACAAGCATATCTAAGTATTTAAATTACTTCAAAATTAATCCAGAAAATATAATGGTAATTCACGACGATATTGATCTTAAGCTAGGTAAAGTAAAGATTGGTTTTGGTGAAGGAGATGCCGGCCATAACGGGGTAAGATCTTTAATCAATAGGCTAGGAACTAAAGAATTCTGGCGGATAAGAATTGGTATTTTAAGCAGATCGAAAGAAGAGATAAAGGCCGAGGAGTTTGTTTTAGAAAAATTTTCGAAAAAAGAATTTGAATTGATAGAAGAAATAATTTATGAAGCTACGCAAGAGATAAAAGCTTTTTTGAATAATAAAATTAAACCACGGACCATCTCTTTGGATTAA
- the dprA gene encoding DNA-protecting protein DprA: protein MTMQKIKERDKEIIISLSKNPKIRKHIGKIVNYFDDLQYFWQNPNLLDFQKAEMGEEAYNNFLDLKHNTIPERELEFLKKEDINTIFINDKNYPDLLKEIFDPPIVLYVRGNINIENRLKLSIVGTRRPTNYGIESALNIAEHIAKSDFVIVSGLAIGIDTLAHRGSLNGGGMTVAVLGTSVDDKSIYPSINRSLVLKIIESGGAVISEYPLGYPIFKHNFPERNRIISGLSHGTLVVEAKKRSGALITANFALEQGREVFAVPGDINRLESEGPNSLIKMGAKIVMHYSDILNEFGIEEINKEEIKADSELEMKIIEVIKNESLHIDKIVELTGLSISEVSSTLSLMEIKGKVINLGALNFVIKK from the coding sequence ATGACAATGCAAAAAATTAAAGAAAGAGATAAAGAAATAATTATTTCTTTATCAAAAAATCCCAAGATCAGAAAACATATCGGGAAAATTGTAAATTATTTTGATGATTTGCAATATTTTTGGCAAAACCCTAATCTACTGGATTTTCAAAAAGCGGAAATGGGCGAAGAAGCTTATAATAATTTTTTGGATCTTAAGCATAATACTATCCCGGAGCGTGAGTTAGAATTTTTGAAGAAAGAAGATATTAACACCATATTTATTAACGATAAAAATTACCCAGATTTATTAAAAGAAATTTTTGATCCGCCAATCGTTTTATATGTTAGGGGTAATATAAATATTGAAAATCGGCTTAAATTATCAATTGTTGGAACCAGAAGACCAACAAATTATGGCATAGAGTCTGCTTTAAATATAGCCGAGCATATTGCCAAATCTGATTTTGTTATAGTTAGCGGATTAGCAATCGGGATCGATACATTGGCCCATAGGGGGTCTCTAAATGGTGGTGGCATGACCGTAGCAGTTTTAGGGACTAGTGTTGATGATAAATCAATCTACCCTTCTATTAACAGATCTTTAGTGCTAAAAATTATTGAGAGTGGAGGGGCTGTTATTTCTGAATATCCCCTCGGGTACCCAATTTTTAAACATAATTTTCCGGAAAGAAATAGAATTATTTCAGGATTATCACACGGAACGCTTGTTGTTGAAGCAAAAAAAAGATCAGGCGCTTTAATCACAGCGAATTTCGCGCTTGAACAGGGAAGAGAGGTTTTTGCTGTACCTGGCGATATAAATCGTTTGGAATCAGAGGGCCCAAATAGTTTGATCAAGATGGGTGCAAAAATCGTTATGCATTATTCCGATATCTTAAATGAGTTCGGAATAGAAGAAATTAACAAAGAAGAAATAAAAGCAGACTCAGAATTAGAAATGAAAATAATAGAAGTTATAAAAAATGAATCTTTACATATTGATAAAATAGTTGAGCTTACAGGCTTGAGTATTTCTGAAGTTTCAAGTACCCTATCACTTATGGAGATTAAGGGTAAAGTGATAAATTTGGGAGCACTTAACTTTGTAATAAAAAAATGA
- the lepB gene encoding signal peptidase I, producing the protein MKKIIFFIIIIILIAIATVLISVKIFAISGNSMESSLKDKEKVLVLKYVNFLGKLQRGDIILIEKDNKLMIKRIIALPKEKIEINEGKIIINDQLLLESYVNDFYTYGNQRIFLADGQYFVLGDNRKANESIDSRIFGPVTERAIRGKVLGIFSPNLKIIKPPLYKLGS; encoded by the coding sequence ATGAAAAAAATTATATTTTTTATTATTATCATAATTTTGATTGCAATAGCCACAGTGCTTATTTCAGTAAAAATATTTGCAATTTCGGGTAATAGTATGGAGTCCTCGCTTAAAGATAAAGAAAAGGTTCTTGTTCTCAAATATGTAAATTTTTTAGGTAAACTTCAAAGAGGTGATATTATTCTTATTGAAAAAGATAATAAACTTATGATAAAAAGAATTATAGCTTTACCTAAGGAAAAAATCGAAATAAATGAAGGCAAAATTATAATTAATGATCAATTGCTTCTTGAATCATATGTAAATGATTTCTATACTTATGGAAATCAGCGAATATTTTTAGCGGATGGACAATATTTTGTATTAGGCGACAATCGTAAAGCTAACGAGAGTATCGATTCAAGGATTTTTGGTCCAGTAACAGAAAGGGCGATTAGGGGTAAAGTTTTGGGTATATTTTCACCTAACTTGAAAATAATAAAGCCGCCTTTATATAAACTCGGTTCTTAA
- a CDS encoding type I DNA topoisomerase: protein MQNLVIVESPAKAKTIEKFLGKGFKVEASYGHVRDLPKAELGINTEEDFEPKYVIPTKARKRINLLKKEVEKAKELYLATDLDREGEAIAWHITEVTKPKSAPKRVIFSEITKDAILEAFNHPRDLDTNLIDAQQARRILDRLVGYKLSPLLWKKVRRGLSAGRVQSVALRLIVEREREVQDFKSEEYWNIEVNLSKKEKPEENLIAKLTEMLDKKIEKFTFQKQEDVKKILDDFNNAIFIVNNIEKKQRVRNPYPPFITSTLQQEASRRLGFSAKKTMVIAQQLYEGVIMGNEGSIGLITYMRTDSLNLSSEFIERSVNLVKEKFGSNYVEGSGRRFKTKAKLAQEAHEAIRPTYIEREPSSIKNFLTPDQFKLYSLIYNRALASQMKEALFEVTSVKIKAKQYGFLSSGSRLLFDGFLKVYQDKKEEKENIMPSLETDEELDVIKIDSIQSFTVPPARYSEASLVKTMEENGIGRPSTYAPIMSTIIDRGYTKKENGYFFPQEIGFIVNDLLVSNFPNIFDIKFTAQIEEEFDEIAAGKEKWKKVIADFYQPFSKDLESKHEEIEKIKLPEVETDIKCEKCGKPMLIKIGRYGKFLACAGFPECKNTKPLVKEIEATCPRCSEKLVEKRTRKGRIFYGCSSYPSCNFASWNEPLNEQCKKCGSLLVRDKKGNVLCVDCDLKMNNPKE from the coding sequence ATGCAAAATTTAGTTATTGTAGAATCTCCCGCAAAAGCAAAGACAATAGAGAAGTTTCTTGGAAAGGGATTCAAGGTAGAAGCTTCTTATGGTCATGTGCGTGATTTGCCTAAGGCCGAGCTTGGAATCAATACAGAAGAAGATTTTGAGCCCAAATATGTTATTCCAACGAAAGCTAGAAAAAGAATTAATTTGTTAAAAAAAGAAGTAGAAAAAGCGAAAGAACTGTATCTTGCGACTGATCTTGATAGAGAAGGAGAGGCCATTGCTTGGCATATTACTGAAGTTACTAAACCAAAATCAGCGCCTAAAAGGGTTATTTTTTCAGAAATAACAAAAGATGCTATTCTCGAAGCCTTTAACCATCCTAGGGACTTAGATACCAATCTTATTGATGCTCAACAGGCAAGAAGAATTTTAGATAGGTTAGTGGGTTATAAATTAAGTCCTTTATTATGGAAAAAGGTTAGAAGAGGTTTATCTGCTGGGAGGGTTCAGTCTGTAGCGCTTAGATTAATTGTCGAAAGAGAAAGAGAAGTACAAGATTTTAAATCAGAAGAATATTGGAATATTGAAGTTAATCTTTCTAAAAAAGAAAAACCAGAAGAAAATCTTATTGCCAAACTTACCGAAATGTTAGATAAGAAAATAGAAAAATTTACTTTTCAAAAGCAAGAGGATGTTAAAAAAATACTGGACGATTTTAATAATGCTATCTTTATAGTGAATAATATTGAAAAGAAGCAGAGAGTCAGGAATCCTTATCCTCCTTTTATAACAAGCACTCTTCAGCAAGAAGCATCAAGGCGTTTGGGTTTTTCCGCAAAAAAAACCATGGTTATCGCCCAGCAATTATACGAAGGGGTAATAATGGGTAATGAGGGGTCTATTGGGTTGATTACTTACATGAGAACGGATTCTTTAAATCTTTCCTCAGAATTCATAGAAAGATCGGTAAATCTAGTAAAAGAAAAATTCGGGTCCAATTATGTAGAAGGCAGCGGGAGAAGATTTAAAACCAAGGCAAAATTAGCCCAAGAAGCCCATGAGGCAATCCGTCCTACGTATATCGAAAGGGAACCATCATCAATAAAGAATTTTCTAACACCTGACCAATTTAAACTATATTCATTAATTTACAATAGAGCTCTAGCGTCTCAAATGAAAGAAGCCTTATTTGAAGTAACTTCAGTAAAAATTAAAGCTAAGCAATATGGATTTTTAAGCTCTGGTTCTAGGTTATTATTTGATGGTTTCTTAAAAGTCTATCAGGATAAAAAAGAAGAAAAAGAAAATATAATGCCAAGCTTAGAAACGGATGAAGAATTAGATGTTATCAAGATAGACTCAATCCAGTCTTTTACTGTACCTCCTGCAAGGTACTCAGAGGCTTCTCTTGTAAAAACCATGGAAGAGAACGGTATAGGCAGACCTTCTACTTACGCCCCAATTATGAGTACGATAATTGATAGAGGATATACTAAGAAAGAAAACGGATATTTTTTCCCGCAGGAAATTGGCTTTATTGTAAATGATTTATTAGTTAGCAATTTCCCTAATATTTTCGATATAAAATTTACGGCTCAAATTGAAGAAGAGTTTGATGAAATTGCTGCAGGTAAGGAAAAATGGAAAAAAGTGATCGCTGATTTTTATCAACCATTCAGTAAAGATCTTGAATCAAAGCACGAGGAAATAGAGAAAATTAAACTTCCTGAAGTTGAAACAGATATTAAATGTGAAAAATGCGGGAAACCGATGTTGATAAAAATTGGAAGATATGGAAAATTTTTGGCTTGCGCTGGTTTTCCTGAATGCAAGAATACAAAGCCATTAGTGAAAGAAATAGAAGCTACGTGCCCTCGATGTTCTGAAAAGCTTGTTGAAAAAAGAACCAGGAAAGGCAGAATATTTTATGGATGCAGTAGTTATCCTAGTTGTAATTTTGCTTCCTGGAACGAACCATTAAACGAACAATGTAAAAAATGTGGTAGTTTATTGGTACGCGATAAAAAAGGTAATGTACTTTGTGTGGACTGTGACTTGAAGATGAATAACCCAAAGGAATAA
- a CDS encoding 3'-phosphoesterase, which translates to MVLEEYNKKRKFNITPEPKAKANLKSANRFVIQEHNASHLHYDFRLELPSDINSRDIVLKSWAIPKNVPRELGVKRLAIQTEDHPASYIDFEGVIPKGEYGAGTVKTWDKGEFRLLDREKNVIHFVLKGNKFKGEYTLIKTKGFGKSQNSWLIFRVK; encoded by the coding sequence ATGGTTTTAGAGGAATACAATAAAAAAAGAAAATTCAATATAACACCAGAGCCAAAGGCTAAAGCGAATTTAAAGAGTGCTAACCGTTTTGTTATACAGGAGCATAATGCAAGTCACCTACATTACGATTTTCGTCTTGAATTGCCGTCTGATATCAATAGTAGGGACATAGTTCTTAAAAGTTGGGCAATTCCTAAAAATGTACCCCGAGAATTAGGAGTTAAGAGGTTGGCTATCCAAACCGAAGATCATCCGGCATCATATATCGATTTTGAAGGAGTTATACCAAAAGGCGAATATGGTGCAGGCACCGTTAAGACATGGGATAAGGGTGAGTTTCGATTATTAGATAGAGAGAAAAACGTTATTCATTTTGTTTTAAAAGGAAATAAATTTAAGGGGGAATATACTCTGATTAAGACTAAAGGTTTTGGTAAGTCACAGAATAGTTGGCTGATATTTAGAGTAAAATAA
- a CDS encoding DUF72 domain-containing protein codes for MIFIGTSGFFYNHWRNVFYPSDLSQSKWLQYYSDFFKTIEINSTFYGFPNESSLAKWYKETPKGFLFSLKGSRFITHVKRLHNVEDSLGIFINRAILLKEKLGIILWQFPNNFKFDLDRLGKFLELLSKYQNRYAFEFRNEDWFNDKTYALLEKYKVSLVISDSPSFPRAEIIAADFVYIRFHGGKVLYGSEYSEKELRQWAMKIKDWSRDRDVFIYFNNDAYGYAIKDAKQLIGILKL; via the coding sequence ATGATATTTATAGGAACATCTGGTTTTTTTTATAATCATTGGAGAAATGTTTTTTATCCGTCAGATTTATCGCAGTCAAAGTGGTTACAATACTATTCAGATTTTTTTAAAACTATAGAAATAAATTCAACTTTCTACGGATTTCCAAATGAAAGTAGTCTAGCTAAATGGTATAAAGAAACCCCAAAGGGTTTCCTATTTTCATTAAAAGGGAGTCGTTTTATAACTCATGTCAAAAGGCTTCATAATGTTGAAGATTCTTTAGGTATATTCATCAATAGAGCCATTTTATTAAAAGAAAAACTAGGTATAATCTTATGGCAGTTTCCAAATAATTTTAAATTTGATCTAGATCGTTTGGGGAAATTTTTAGAGCTACTATCTAAATATCAAAACCGTTATGCATTTGAATTTAGAAATGAAGATTGGTTTAATGATAAAACCTATGCACTTCTTGAAAAATACAAAGTCTCTTTGGTAATTTCCGATTCTCCAAGCTTTCCTCGCGCGGAAATTATAGCCGCAGATTTTGTATATATTCGTTTTCATGGAGGCAAGGTTTTGTATGGGTCGGAATATTCAGAAAAAGAACTTAGGCAGTGGGCTATGAAAATCAAGGATTGGTCTAGGGATAGAGATGTCTTTATCTATTTTAATAATGATGCCTATGGATATGCTATTAAAGATGCAAAGCAACTCATTGGTATTCTGAAGCTTTAA
- a CDS encoding phosphohydrolase — MEQTSIDIVKKLKSHGYETYWAGGTVRDLLMGKSPKDYDIVTSAKPYQIEELLEKTIPIGKKFGVIMAIKNGHSFEIATFRSDAAYTDGRRPSAVYFTNPREDALRRDFTINGMFYDPIEKKVLDFIGGQEDLNKRILRFIGNPEDRIKEDNLRILRAIRFKNALNLKYASETFKALKKDACLIKNVSAERISDELNKILMLPGRENAFKELDEAGILNCIMPEILELKGVMQPEKYHEEGDVFKHTLLSLEALPDKVSEELAWATLFHDIGKPETYSIDDRIRFNQHAQVGAVIADNIMKRLKFSKYKRDNVKWLVEYHMVVGDIPKMKRTRQAHWVHNPLFPELLELLKADELGSKPKDLSLYHELKKLEEQKIELLPLPEKLITGEEIIKNFSLKAGPEIGNLLQKVHQAQMEEKIKTKKDALDFIRKIVSERKK, encoded by the coding sequence ATGGAACAAACATCAATTGATATTGTAAAAAAACTTAAATCACACGGATATGAGACCTATTGGGCAGGAGGTACTGTTAGGGATTTATTAATGGGCAAAAGCCCAAAAGATTATGATATTGTTACATCAGCTAAACCTTATCAGATAGAGGAGCTACTAGAAAAGACTATACCAATAGGCAAAAAATTTGGTGTAATTATGGCAATTAAGAACGGACATTCCTTTGAAATAGCCACATTTAGATCGGATGCTGCTTATACTGACGGTAGGAGACCTAGCGCTGTTTATTTTACAAATCCTAGAGAGGATGCTTTAAGGCGAGACTTTACAATTAACGGCATGTTTTATGATCCTATTGAAAAGAAGGTTTTAGATTTTATAGGGGGTCAAGAAGATTTAAATAAAAGAATCTTAAGATTTATAGGCAATCCAGAGGATAGGATTAAGGAAGATAATTTACGAATCTTAAGAGCAATAAGATTTAAAAATGCCCTAAATTTAAAATATGCCTCTGAGACATTTAAGGCTTTGAAAAAAGACGCATGTCTTATCAAAAATGTTTCAGCCGAAAGAATTAGCGATGAACTAAATAAAATATTAATGCTTCCAGGTAGAGAAAACGCTTTTAAAGAACTAGATGAAGCGGGAATCTTAAATTGTATTATGCCAGAAATCTTAGAGCTAAAAGGCGTTATGCAGCCCGAAAAATATCACGAAGAAGGGGACGTGTTCAAACACACTTTGCTATCCTTAGAAGCTTTACCTGATAAAGTTTCAGAAGAGTTGGCATGGGCGACTCTTTTTCATGATATCGGTAAACCGGAAACTTATTCAATAGATGATCGAATAAGATTTAATCAACACGCCCAAGTTGGGGCAGTAATAGCCGATAATATTATGAAGAGATTAAAGTTTTCTAAATATAAAAGAGATAATGTTAAGTGGCTTGTAGAATATCATATGGTTGTTGGTGATATTCCAAAAATGAAAAGAACAAGGCAGGCGCATTGGGTGCATAATCCCTTATTTCCGGAATTGCTAGAATTATTAAAAGCAGATGAATTGGGTTCTAAACCAAAAGATCTAAGTTTATATCATGAGCTTAAAAAATTAGAAGAGCAAAAAATTGAACTTTTGCCCTTACCGGAAAAATTAATTACTGGGGAAGAGATTATTAAAAATTTTAGCTTGAAGGCAGGTCCTGAAATTGGTAATCTTTTGCAAAAAGTACACCAGGCCCAAATGGAAGAAAAGATAAAAACAAAAAAAGACGCTTTAGATTTTATAAGAAAAATTGTAAGTGAAAGGAAAAAATAA